In Doryrhamphus excisus isolate RoL2022-K1 chromosome 7, RoL_Dexc_1.0, whole genome shotgun sequence, one genomic interval encodes:
- the fbxo28 gene encoding F-box only protein 28, with protein MAAVLERIDNRVGSLDSDVVLTKQAAPSLDQPHQNNPLLGLPIVAIETILHFLSYDEISLLRSVCKRMDMICQRVLNQGFLKVERYHSMCQRQVKAQLPRRESERRNHSLARHADILAAVETRLSLLNMTFMKYVDSNLCCFIPGKVIDEIYRVLRYVNSTRAPQRAHEVLQELRDISSMAMEYFDEKIVPILKKKLPGADLCSRLIGSTPVAGPSSSLTTMSLLAKNAPSRSEMTKVQQQVKVNGASVTVLRREMQEIRVKQLEQQKQLQDQEQKLLEQTQVIGEQNARLAELEHKLRELMDSNAAAMGGSTSRTSVPSTSSNTPLSSSASSLAAMGLAGSRAEASSPAREPPREGEISLKRTRKSSDLLRKSKRLRSKK; from the exons ATGGCTGCCGTCCTGGAGCGAATTGATAACCGTGTCGGTTCCTTGGATTCCGACGTTGTGTTAACAAAACAAGCCGCTCCGTCACTGGATCAGCCCCACCAGAATAACCCCCTTTTAGGACTGCCTATCGTGGCCATCGAGACCATTCTCCATTTTTTGTCTTACGATGAAATCAGTTTGCTGCGCTCG GTATGCAAGCGTATGGATATGATCTGCCAGCGGGTTCTTAATCAGGGCTTCCTGAAGGTGGAGCGGTATCACAGCATGTGTCAGAGGCAAGTCAAGGCTCAACTTCCCAG aCGAGAGTCAGAACGTAGAAATCATTCTTTGGCTCGTCATGCTGACATTCTGGCTGCAGTGGAGACGCGCCTTTCTCTTCTCAACATGACCTTTATGAAATATGTCGACTCCAACCTCTGCTGCTTCATCCCTGGAAAG GTCATAGATGAGATCTACCGTGTGCTGCGATACGTCAACTCCACCAGAGCTCCACAGAGAGCTCATGAGGTTCTGCAAGAGTTGAGAGACATCTCCTCCATGGCGATGGAGTACTTTGATGAGAAGATTGTTCCCATTCTGAAGAAAAAGCTACCAGGAGCCGACTTGTGCAGCCGCCTGATTGGCTCTACTCCTG TGGCCGGTCCGTCGAGTTCCCTGACCACCATGTCCCTGCTGGCCAAGAACGCGCCATCACGCTCGGAGATGACCAAGGTGCAGCAGCAAGTGAAGGTAAACGGTGCGTCTGTGACGGTCTTGCGGCGGGAGATGCAGGAGATCCGTGTCAAGCAGCTGGAGCAACAGAAGCAGCTGCAGGACCAAGAGCAGAAGCTGCTGGAGCAGACGCAGGTCATCGGCGAGCAGAACGCCCGCCTTGCCGAGCTTGAGCACAAACTGCGTGAACTCATGGACAGTAACGCCGCCGCCATGGGAGGATCCACCAGCAGAACATCTGTCCCCTCCACGTCCAGCAACACTCCTCTGTCTTCTTCTGCGTCCAGCCTGGCTGCCATGGGCTTGGCAGGAAGCAGGGCGGAGGCCTCCTCGCCGGCCAGAGAACCGCCACGCGAGGGAGAGATATCCCTAAAGCGCACCAGAAAGAGCTCAGACCTTTTACGAAAGTCAAAACGCTTGCGCAGTAAGAAATAG